Proteins from one Ipomoea triloba cultivar NCNSP0323 chromosome 1, ASM357664v1 genomic window:
- the LOC116027195 gene encoding protein RETICULATA-RELATED 1, chloroplastic-like — MSHSVFQAVQIMPMHTQTSKSLPSSSFLKPLLPPAAPVVAGKLRKSCLIKASSAVVDGDGIAALERCFQASPSLDSPSSSSSTGSPAMYAPVMKGGKYGSLGAVTLEKSKLDMSQKQTKSSPELATGGGGGDIGKNIFHGGGDGGDDDGDDDDYMDDFDDDDEGGEGGLFRRRMILQELFDRKFVDAVLNEWQRTMMDLPAGLRQAYEMGLVSSAQMVKFLAINARPTTARFISRSLPQGLSRGFIGRMIADPAFLYKLLLEQAATIGCSVWWEVKNRKERIKKEWDLALVNVLTVTACNAIVVWSLAPCRSYGSTFRFDLENTLQKLPNNIFEKSYPLREFDLQKRLQSFFYKAAKLCMVGLTAGAAQGAISNFAASKKEGRLSVSIPSVSTNALGYGAFLGLYANLRYQLLCGFDRAMIGYFDVIGVALFFGTALRVLNVQVGESSRLAWLGVEADPLAHSDDLLKAAYNRPSQGSDHLSSNWFISKNNIVSGLGLLGIKQGESDSTREGEAAPPKTRRKRIVKKKVTTSRT, encoded by the exons ATGTCTCATTCAGTGTTCCAAGCAGTTCAAATCATGCCTATGCATACTCAGACTTCCAAAAGCTTGCCGTCGTCTTCGTTCCTGAAGCCGTTATTGCCGCCCGCGGCGCCGGTGGTGGCCGGAAAGCTCAGGAAATCCTGTTTGATTAAGGCTTCGTCCGCCGTGGTTGACGGCGATGGCATTGCAGCTCTGGAGCGCTGCTTTCAGGCGTCGCCGTCGCTGGATTCTCCGTCCTCGTCATCGTCGACAGGCTCGCCGGCCATGTACGCGCCGGTTATGAAGGGAGGGAAATACGGCTCCCTCGGTGCAGTTACTTTGGAGAAATCGAAGCTTGATATGTCGCAGAAACAAACCAAGTCCAGCCCTGAG CTTGCAACTGGAGGAGGAGGTGGAGATATTGGAAAGAATATTTTTCATGGTGGTGGTGATGGGGGTGATGATGATGGAGATGACGATGATTACATGGatgattttgatgatgatgatgagggagGTGAAGGCGGACTCTTTAGGAGACGAATGATTCTTCAAGAG CTTTTTGACCGAAAATTTGTTGATGCGGTGCTGAATGAGTGGCAGAGGACCATGATGGATTTACCTGCTGGACTTAGGCAAGCATATGAGATG GGCCTTGTCAGCTCTGCACAAATGGTGAAATTTTTGGCTATAAATGCCAGGCCTACTACAGCTAGGTTCATTTCTCGCTCACTTCCTCAAGGACTATCAAGGGGGTTCATTGGCAG GATGATTGCAGATCCTGCATTCTTGTACAAGCTTCTTCTTGAGCAAGCAGCCACAATTGGGTGCTCGGTTTGGTGGGAGGTGAAAAACCGCAAAGAGAG GATAAAGAAAGAATGGGATCTTGCCCTAGTTAATGTGCTCACTGTAACAGCCTGCAATGCTATTGTTGTGTGGTCACTTGCTCCTTGTCGTTCATATGGAAGTACTTTCCGCTTTGATCTGGAAAACACGTTGCAAAAGCTTCCGAATAATATCTTTGAAAAGAGTTATCCACTAAGAGAATTTGATTTACAGAAGAGACTCCAATCATTCTTTTACAAGGCTGCAAAGTTGTGTATGGTTGGATTAACTGCAGGAGCTGCACAAGGTGCAATATCAAATTTTGCTGCCAGTAAAAAAGAGGGAAG ATTATCTGTGAGTATTCCATCGGTGAGTACCAATGCACTTGGTTATGGGGCCTTCCTTGGTCTATATGCAAACCTGCGTTATCAGTTGTTGTGTGGCTTTGATCGAGCTATGATAGGCTACTTTGATGTTATCGGAGTTGCTCTCTTCTTTGGAACTGCCCTGAG GGTTTTGAATGTTCAAGTAGGAGAGTCATCAAGGCTGGCTTGGCTTGGTGTTGAGGCCGATCCTCTAGCTCATTCGGATGATCTCTTGAAGGCGGCTTACAATAGACCATCCCAGGGCAGTGATCACCTTTCTTCAAACTGGTTTATATCCAAGAACAACATTGTTTCAGGGCTCGGGCTTCTCGGGATCAAACAGGGTGAAAGTGACTCGACCAGAGAGGGCGAAGCAGCACCTCCAAAGACCAGGAGAAAAAGAATAGTTAAGAAAAAAGTGACAACTAGCCGAACATAG
- the LOC116027698 gene encoding 60S ribosome subunit biogenesis protein NIP7 homolog: MRPLDENETTQVFEKLYKFVGNNLKNIVESPSHEGPDPAPGRYCFRLQTNRVYYVSESLVKRATNIKRDNLISLGTQIGKFTKGGKFHLTIQSLSLLAAHAKHKVWLKPTSEMSFLYGNNVLKGGVGRITENVSEHDGVVVFSMSDVPLGFGVAAKSTQDCRKLDPNGIVVLHQADIGEYLRMEDEL, from the coding sequence ATGAGGCCACTGGATGAGAATGAGACCACCCAAGTCTTTGAAAAGCTTTACAAATTTGTGGGCAACAACCTGAAGAACATTGTGGAAAGCCCCTCACATGAGGGCCCTGACCCAGCTCCAGGGCGGTATTGCTTCCGGCTCCAAACGAACCGAGTCTATTATGTTTCAGAATCCCTTGTCAAGAGAGCTACAAACATAAAGAGAGATAACCTGATCTCTCTTGGGACCCAAATTGGGAAATTCACCAAAGGTGGCAAGTTTCACCTTACGATCCAGTCATTGAGTTTGTTAGCTGCCCATGCTAAACACAAAGTTTGGCTAAAACCCACTTCTGAAATGAGCTTTTTGTATGGAAACAATGTTTTGAAAGGCGGGGTTGGGAGGATTACGGAGAATGTAAGTGAGCATGATGGGGTGGTGGTTTTCTCCATGTCTGATGTGCCACTGGGATTTGGCGTTGCTGCAAAGAGTACACAAGATTGTCGGAAGTTGGACCCTAATGGGATTGTGGTGTTGCACCAGGCTGATATTGGGGAGTACTTGAGAATGGAGGATGAACTTTGA